Proteins encoded in a region of the Anoxybacillus amylolyticus genome:
- a CDS encoding helix-turn-helix domain-containing protein translates to MDREWATSSQASLETEMKVQRLLKLPTVLHTMNVINKNVWSVETMEGVNRNTRRRGYEARDKEEMLKKAKDLHKEGYSQVKIAKILGVSRGTLRRWNEEMKMFEIRNPGEAGKLANKKYNYCENYFSDIKTPNQAYLVGYILGDGTIFDRKKSKRLVLTLAEEDKQLIYDIAKELNMQEAIKFRKRNAPNEQNKYSLTINSTKMCNDLMRLGITPKKTGNETWIEFNSDELQWSFLRGVFDADGNIRVYKRYYQERDKTYLKTRFGITGSKQLLEGILKFLKSKGIGQNVHSLTEKEGCFDLYISSIKDVNKLFHHLYQHGDIKLN, encoded by the coding sequence TTGGATAGAGAATGGGCAACCAGCAGCCAAGCATCTCTGGAAACGGAGATGAAGGTTCAACGACTATTGAAACTTCCTACAGTTCTCCATACAATGAATGTAATAAATAAAAATGTTTGGAGTGTGGAAACCATGGAAGGAGTAAATCGTAACACTCGGCGACGAGGTTACGAGGCGCGAGACAAAGAAGAGATGTTGAAAAAAGCAAAAGATCTCCATAAAGAAGGATATAGCCAAGTTAAAATAGCCAAAATATTAGGTGTAAGTAGAGGAACTTTAAGAAGATGGAATGAAGAAATGAAAATGTTTGAAATCAGAAATCCCGGGGAAGCAGGTAAATTAGCCAACAAAAAATATAATTATTGTGAAAATTATTTCTCTGATATAAAAACTCCAAATCAAGCATATTTAGTTGGCTATATCTTAGGTGATGGGACAATTTTTGATCGTAAAAAATCAAAGCGTCTTGTCTTAACTTTAGCAGAAGAAGATAAACAATTGATTTACGATATAGCAAAAGAATTAAACATGCAAGAGGCGATCAAGTTTAGAAAAAGAAATGCACCTAATGAGCAAAACAAATATTCATTAACCATTAATTCTACAAAAATGTGTAATGATTTAATGAGGTTAGGAATAACTCCCAAAAAAACAGGGAATGAAACTTGGATAGAGTTTAATAGCGATGAATTGCAATGGAGCTTCTTGCGTGGAGTATTTGATGCTGATGGAAATATAAGAGTATATAAGAGATATTACCAAGAGAGGGATAAAACTTACTTAAAAACACGATTTGGTATTACTGGATCGAAGCAATTGTTAGAAGGAATCTTAAAATTTTTGAAGTCTAAAGGTATTGGGCAAAATGTCCATTCATTAACTGAAAAAGAAGGATGCTTTGATCTTTATATATCCAGTATTAAAGATGTCAACAAATTGTTCCATCACCTTTATCAACATGGAGATATAAAATTGAATTGA
- a CDS encoding lipoate--protein ligase family protein has product MEKERWRFIDSGDCSPAFNMALDEALLEWHSEGKIPPTIRFYGWNPPTLSIGYFQKVEKEIDMEAVKKYSLGFVRRPTGGRGVLHDQELTYSVIVSESHPAMPQTVTEAYRVISQGILEGFRFLGLDAYFAVPKTEEEKADLKNPRSAVCFDAPSWYELVVEGRKVAGSAQTRQKGVILQHGSILLDLDEEMLFSLFKYPNERVKERLRQNFKHKAVAINELTERKITLSEAKEAFFKGFEKGLEIVLEPYTLSAEEMAYVNELAEKKYASDEWNFKR; this is encoded by the coding sequence GTGGAAAAAGAAAGATGGCGATTTATTGACTCGGGCGATTGTTCTCCGGCGTTTAATATGGCGCTTGATGAAGCGTTGTTAGAATGGCATAGCGAAGGAAAAATTCCGCCGACGATTCGGTTTTACGGATGGAATCCACCGACGCTTTCGATCGGCTATTTTCAAAAAGTCGAAAAAGAAATTGATATGGAAGCAGTAAAAAAATACAGTCTCGGCTTTGTGAGACGACCGACGGGTGGGCGCGGCGTGCTTCACGATCAAGAGTTGACGTATAGCGTCATCGTGTCCGAATCGCATCCAGCGATGCCGCAAACGGTGACGGAAGCGTATCGTGTCATTTCACAAGGCATTTTAGAAGGGTTTCGTTTCCTAGGGCTTGATGCGTATTTTGCTGTTCCAAAAACAGAAGAAGAAAAAGCGGATTTGAAAAACCCGCGCTCCGCTGTTTGTTTTGATGCACCGTCTTGGTACGAGCTCGTTGTGGAAGGAAGAAAAGTGGCAGGAAGCGCCCAAACGCGGCAAAAAGGCGTCATTTTACAGCACGGTTCGATTTTATTGGACTTAGATGAAGAGATGCTTTTTAGCTTGTTTAAGTACCCGAACGAACGAGTAAAAGAGCGGCTGCGGCAAAACTTTAAACATAAGGCGGTCGCAATCAATGAACTAACCGAGCGGAAAATTACGCTTTCGGAGGCGAAAGAAGCGTTTTTCAAAGGGTTTGAAAAAGGGCTCGAGATTGTGTTAGAACCGTATACGCTATCGGCAGAAGAAATGGCGTATGTGAATGAGCTCGCGGAAAAAAAATATGCGAGCGATGAATGGAATTTTAAACGATAA
- a CDS encoding rhodanese-like domain-containing protein: MQWLWIIIGALITYSAVMYFMQRKMVKTLTEEEFRAGYRKAQLIDVREPDEYAAGHILGARNIPLTQLRMRMKELRKDQPIYLYCQSGLRSGRAAQMLYRKGYRDLYHLKGGFKTWAGKVKKK; encoded by the coding sequence GTGCAATGGCTATGGATTATCATTGGCGCCTTGATTACCTATTCTGCTGTCATGTATTTCATGCAGCGCAAAATGGTGAAAACGCTCACGGAAGAAGAATTCCGCGCTGGCTATCGGAAAGCACAACTTATCGATGTTCGCGAACCAGATGAATACGCTGCTGGACATATTTTGGGCGCTCGCAATATTCCGCTCACGCAATTACGTATGCGCATGAAAGAATTGCGCAAAGACCAACCGATTTATTTATATTGCCAAAGCGGACTTCGTAGTGGCCGCGCCGCACAAATGCTTTACCGCAAAGGCTACCGCGACTTGTACCACTTAAAAGGCGGTTTTAAAACATGGGCAGGGAAAGTGAAGAAAAAATAA
- the gcvPB gene encoding aminomethyl-transferring glycine dehydrogenase subunit GcvPB — protein sequence MHKDQPLIFELSKPGRIGYSLPALDVPAVDVAQVIPTDYIRQEAPELPEVSELDIMRHYTALSKRNHGVDSGFYPLGSCTMKYNPKINENVARFAGFAHIHPLQPEETVQGALELMYDLQEHLKEITGMDAVTLQPAAGAHGEWTGLMMIRAYHEANGDYNRTKVIVPDTAHGTNPASATVAGFETVTVKSTEEGLVDLDDLRRVVGPDTAALMLTNPNTLGLFEENILEMAEIVHAAGGKLYYDGANLNAVLSKARPGDMGFDVVHLNLHKTFTGPHGGGGPGSGPVGVKADLIPFLPKPTVEKGENGYYFDYDRPKAIGRVKPFYGNFGINVRAYTYIRSMGPDGLKAVTEYAVLNANYMMRRLAEYYDLPYNRHCKHEFVLSGKRQKKLGVRTLDIAKRLLDFGYHPPTIYFPLIVEECMMIEPTETESKETLDAFIDVMIQIAKETEETPEIVQEAPHTTVVKRLDETTAARKPILRYQK from the coding sequence ATGCATAAAGATCAACCGCTTATTTTTGAATTAAGCAAGCCAGGACGAATCGGGTACAGCTTACCAGCACTAGACGTACCAGCAGTCGATGTCGCGCAAGTCATCCCAACCGATTACATTCGGCAAGAAGCACCGGAGCTTCCAGAAGTGTCGGAGCTTGACATTATGCGCCACTATACAGCGCTATCGAAGCGCAACCACGGAGTGGATTCCGGCTTTTATCCGCTTGGGTCGTGCACGATGAAATACAATCCGAAAATAAACGAAAACGTTGCTCGTTTTGCCGGGTTTGCCCACATTCACCCGCTTCAGCCGGAAGAAACGGTGCAAGGGGCGCTTGAATTAATGTATGACTTACAAGAGCATTTAAAAGAAATTACGGGCATGGATGCGGTGACGTTGCAGCCAGCGGCTGGTGCGCACGGGGAATGGACAGGGCTGATGATGATTCGCGCCTATCATGAAGCAAACGGCGACTACAACCGCACGAAAGTCATCGTTCCTGATACGGCGCATGGAACAAATCCTGCGTCGGCAACGGTTGCCGGCTTTGAAACGGTGACAGTGAAGTCGACGGAAGAAGGACTTGTCGATTTAGACGACTTACGCCGCGTCGTCGGTCCAGATACAGCAGCGCTCATGCTTACAAACCCAAATACGCTCGGTCTGTTTGAAGAAAACATTTTAGAAATGGCGGAAATCGTGCATGCCGCAGGCGGAAAGCTGTATTACGATGGGGCAAACTTAAATGCGGTGTTAAGCAAAGCACGACCTGGCGATATGGGCTTTGACGTCGTGCATTTAAACCTTCATAAAACGTTTACTGGTCCACACGGCGGCGGTGGTCCTGGCTCTGGTCCAGTTGGCGTGAAGGCGGATCTCATCCCATTTTTACCGAAGCCAACGGTTGAAAAAGGTGAAAACGGCTACTATTTTGATTACGACAGACCAAAAGCGATCGGTCGCGTGAAGCCGTTTTACGGCAACTTCGGCATTAACGTTCGCGCCTATACGTATATTCGTTCGATGGGACCAGACGGCTTAAAAGCAGTGACAGAATATGCGGTATTAAACGCCAACTACATGATGCGTCGCTTAGCGGAATATTACGATTTGCCATACAACCGTCATTGTAAACACGAGTTTGTCTTATCAGGAAAGCGCCAAAAGAAATTAGGGGTACGTACGCTTGATATTGCGAAGCGCTTGCTTGATTTCGGCTACCATCCGCCGACGATTTACTTCCCATTGATTGTCGAAGAGTGCATGATGATCGAGCCGACGGAAACCGAGTCAAAAGAAACGCTCGATGCGTTTATTGATGTGATGATTCAAATTGCGAAAGAAACGGAAGAAACGCCGGAAATCGTCCAGGAAGCGCCGCATACAACGGTCGTCAAACGTTTGGATGAAACGACTGCCGCTCGCAAACCAATTTTGCGTTATCAAAAATAA
- the gcvPA gene encoding aminomethyl-transferring glycine dehydrogenase subunit GcvPA codes for MLHRYLPMTEEDKQQMLQTIGVQSIDELFSDIPESVRFQGEYNIKPAKSEPELMKELMALAAKNADIKTYPSFLGAGVYDHYIPTIVDHVISRSEFYTAYTPYQPEISQGELQAIFEFQTMICELTGMDVANSSMYDGGTALAEAALLSAAHTKKKKVLLSKAVHPQYCDVVKTYAKGPGLEVVEIPYKNGVTDLSALQAEMSEDVACVIVQYPNFFGQIEPLKDIEPIAHAHKGMFVVASNPLALGVLTPPGQFGADIVVGDAQPFGIPTQFGGPHCGYFAVKSALMRKIPGRLVGQTTDEEGRRGFVLTLQAREQHIRRDKATSNICSNQALNALAASVAMTALGKNGVKEMATMNIQKAHYAKETFVNHGFDVVFPGPFFNEFVIRMNKPVAEVNKKLLEKGMIGGYDLGRDYPELQNCMLIAVTELRTKEEIDTLVKELGDCHA; via the coding sequence ATGCTTCATCGTTATTTGCCGATGACGGAAGAAGATAAGCAACAAATGTTGCAAACAATTGGGGTACAGTCCATTGATGAACTGTTTTCCGACATCCCAGAAAGCGTTCGATTTCAAGGCGAATACAACATTAAACCGGCAAAATCAGAGCCGGAGCTAATGAAAGAGTTAATGGCACTAGCGGCGAAAAATGCGGATATTAAGACGTATCCTTCCTTTTTAGGAGCAGGGGTGTACGACCATTACATTCCGACGATTGTTGACCATGTGATCTCACGTTCTGAATTTTATACAGCGTATACGCCATACCAGCCGGAAATTTCGCAAGGGGAATTGCAGGCGATTTTCGAGTTTCAAACGATGATTTGCGAGCTAACCGGCATGGACGTAGCGAATTCCTCGATGTATGATGGTGGAACCGCGTTAGCGGAAGCAGCGTTATTAAGCGCGGCGCATACGAAAAAGAAAAAAGTGTTGTTATCGAAAGCGGTGCACCCCCAATACTGTGACGTTGTAAAAACGTATGCGAAAGGGCCAGGGCTAGAAGTAGTAGAAATACCGTACAAAAACGGGGTAACGGATCTTTCGGCACTGCAAGCAGAAATGAGTGAGGATGTTGCGTGTGTCATCGTCCAATATCCAAACTTTTTCGGCCAAATCGAGCCGCTAAAAGACATCGAGCCAATCGCCCATGCGCATAAAGGGATGTTCGTTGTTGCAAGCAATCCGCTCGCCTTAGGGGTATTAACACCGCCAGGTCAGTTCGGGGCGGACATCGTCGTTGGTGACGCACAACCGTTTGGTATTCCAACGCAATTTGGGGGTCCACATTGCGGCTATTTTGCGGTTAAATCTGCGCTGATGCGCAAAATTCCAGGGCGCCTCGTCGGACAAACGACGGACGAAGAAGGTCGCCGTGGTTTTGTATTGACCCTTCAAGCGCGCGAACAACATATTCGGCGAGACAAAGCAACGTCAAATATTTGCTCGAACCAAGCGTTAAACGCGCTTGCCGCATCGGTGGCGATGACAGCGCTCGGCAAAAACGGCGTAAAAGAAATGGCGACGATGAATATTCAAAAAGCGCATTATGCAAAAGAAACGTTCGTCAATCATGGATTTGATGTTGTATTTCCAGGACCGTTTTTCAACGAGTTTGTTATTCGTATGAACAAGCCAGTAGCAGAAGTAAATAAAAAGCTATTGGAAAAAGGAATGATCGGCGGCTACGATCTCGGGCGCGATTATCCTGAATTGCAAAACTGCATGTTAATTGCGGTGACAGAATTGCGCACGAAAGAAGAAATCGACACGCTTGTGAAAGAATTGGGGGATTGTCATGCATAA
- the gcvT gene encoding glycine cleavage system aminomethyltransferase GcvT produces MLKRTPLFSLYAQYGAKTIDFGGWELPVQFSSIKEEHEAVRTRAGLFDVSHMGEFEVKGKDSLSFLQKMMTNDVEKLTNGRAQYTLMCDEDGGTVDDLLIYKKADGHYLLVVNAANIEKDFAWLKAHVFGDVELVNISNDIAQLALQGPLAEKVLQPLTTTDLSGIKFFAFSDDVDVAGVKTLVSRTGYTGEDGFELYCRAGDAQTLWRAILEAGKEEGVLPCGLGARDTLRFEACLPLYGQELAKDITPIEAGLGFAVKTNKDVDFFGKEVLKKQKEEGTTRKLVGIEMMDKGIPRHGYAVYVNGEQVGVVTTGTQSPTLKKNIGLALIQTEFTILDTEVEVDIRGKRLKAKVVATPFYKRTK; encoded by the coding sequence ATGTTAAAAAGAACACCGCTATTTTCATTGTACGCACAATATGGCGCCAAAACAATTGATTTTGGCGGCTGGGAACTGCCAGTGCAATTTTCAAGCATTAAAGAAGAACACGAAGCGGTACGGACGAGGGCAGGATTGTTTGACGTGTCGCATATGGGCGAGTTTGAAGTAAAAGGAAAAGATAGCCTTTCCTTTTTACAAAAAATGATGACAAACGATGTGGAAAAACTAACAAATGGTCGCGCTCAATATACGCTCATGTGTGATGAAGACGGCGGAACGGTAGATGATTTGTTGATTTATAAAAAAGCGGATGGCCATTATCTTCTTGTGGTGAACGCTGCAAATATCGAAAAAGATTTTGCTTGGCTTAAAGCGCATGTATTTGGTGATGTCGAACTTGTCAATATCTCGAACGATATCGCGCAACTAGCGCTGCAAGGGCCACTTGCGGAAAAAGTGTTGCAACCATTGACGACTACCGATTTATCTGGCATCAAATTTTTCGCTTTCTCTGATGATGTCGATGTCGCAGGGGTTAAAACGCTCGTGTCGCGGACAGGATATACAGGAGAAGACGGGTTTGAGCTATATTGCCGCGCAGGAGATGCTCAAACGCTCTGGCGGGCGATTTTAGAGGCAGGAAAAGAAGAAGGGGTGCTCCCGTGCGGGCTCGGTGCGCGCGATACGCTCCGATTTGAAGCGTGCTTGCCCCTTTATGGACAAGAATTGGCGAAAGACATTACGCCAATCGAAGCAGGGCTCGGATTTGCGGTCAAAACGAATAAAGACGTTGACTTTTTCGGAAAAGAAGTATTAAAGAAACAAAAAGAAGAAGGAACGACACGGAAGCTTGTCGGCATCGAAATGATGGACAAAGGCATTCCGCGCCACGGATATGCCGTATATGTAAACGGTGAGCAAGTTGGCGTCGTCACGACAGGAACCCAATCGCCGACGCTCAAAAAAAATATCGGCTTAGCGCTTATTCAAACAGAATTTACTATTCTTGATACAGAAGTGGAAGTGGACATTCGCGGCAAGCGCTTAAAAGCGAAAGTGGTGGCAACACCGTTTTATAAACGGACAAAATAA
- a CDS encoding DEAD/DEAH box helicase, translated as MMVEIAFDSAWTTGLLERIEKDGPWASWEMYELALEAAKHLAVPDFDGLQAPKHLPHLTPLPHQLEVAKQVVETMNGKAILADEVGLGKTIEAGLILKEYMIRGLVKKVLILVPASLVSQWTVELNEKFFIPAVAQKKSYVWEQCDVVVSSIDTAKRSPHRDIIYAQQYDMVIIDEAHKLKNNKTKNYEFVQHLKKKFCLLLTATPIQNRIEEIFHLVSLLKPGHLGNASYFAETYGKGRTLQTDEHLKVLVNKVMIRNRRIDTGIEWSKRHVETVMIEFSKEERELYNAVHALKIDDGQFSLITMLREACSSREALFFTLKNMMSKYSEPPMYFDTLIEKINAVTTNAKAEKALELIRGINDKVIIFTEYRATQLYLQWFLQQHGISSVPFRGGFKRGKKDWMKELFKTRAQVLIATEAGGEGINLQFCHHVINYDLPWNPMRLEQRIGRVHRLGQTNDVYIYNFAVKDTVEEHVLKLLYEKIRLFERVVGELDDILTKMNMTDFEEYLHDILQSRSEREMKIKMENLTAMIDFADQFVRSDEYAAR; from the coding sequence ATGATGGTCGAGATTGCATTTGATTCCGCATGGACAACAGGACTATTGGAACGAATCGAAAAGGACGGGCCGTGGGCGAGCTGGGAAATGTATGAGCTTGCGTTAGAAGCGGCAAAACATTTAGCTGTACCTGATTTTGACGGGCTGCAAGCACCGAAACATTTGCCGCATTTAACGCCGCTTCCACATCAGCTCGAAGTCGCCAAACAAGTCGTCGAAACGATGAACGGCAAAGCGATTTTAGCCGATGAAGTCGGACTCGGGAAAACGATTGAAGCAGGATTAATCTTAAAAGAATATATGATTCGTGGGTTGGTGAAAAAAGTGCTCATTCTCGTTCCGGCTTCCCTCGTTTCTCAATGGACAGTGGAACTAAACGAAAAATTTTTCATTCCCGCCGTTGCGCAAAAAAAGAGCTACGTGTGGGAACAGTGCGATGTCGTCGTTTCTTCTATCGACACCGCAAAACGAAGTCCGCATCGTGACATCATTTATGCCCAGCAGTACGACATGGTTATTATTGATGAAGCGCATAAATTAAAAAACAATAAAACGAAAAACTATGAATTCGTGCAGCATTTAAAAAAGAAATTTTGTTTATTGCTCACGGCAACCCCGATTCAAAACCGAATCGAAGAAATTTTTCATCTCGTTTCTTTACTAAAGCCCGGCCATTTAGGAAACGCTTCTTACTTCGCCGAAACGTACGGAAAAGGACGGACGCTGCAAACCGATGAGCATTTAAAAGTGCTTGTTAATAAAGTGATGATTCGCAATCGTCGCATCGATACCGGCATCGAATGGTCGAAGCGGCATGTCGAAACGGTGATGATTGAATTTTCCAAAGAAGAGCGGGAATTATACAACGCTGTTCACGCGTTAAAAATAGACGACGGGCAATTTTCGCTTATAACGATGTTGCGAGAAGCTTGTAGTAGCCGTGAAGCGCTCTTTTTTACGTTAAAAAATATGATGAGCAAATATTCAGAACCACCTATGTATTTTGACACGTTAATCGAAAAAATAAATGCTGTCACGACCAATGCAAAAGCGGAGAAAGCTCTTGAACTTATTCGGGGCATTAACGATAAAGTCATTATTTTTACCGAATATCGGGCGACACAACTATATCTGCAATGGTTTTTGCAACAGCACGGTATTTCGTCCGTCCCGTTTCGCGGCGGATTTAAGCGCGGAAAAAAAGATTGGATGAAAGAACTGTTTAAAACCCGCGCCCAAGTGCTTATTGCAACTGAGGCAGGGGGAGAAGGGATTAACTTGCAGTTTTGCCATCACGTCATTAACTATGACCTCCCTTGGAACCCGATGCGCCTTGAACAACGCATCGGTCGCGTACACCGCTTAGGACAAACGAATGACGTATATATTTACAACTTTGCAGTGAAAGATACGGTCGAAGAGCATGTGCTAAAACTTCTCTATGAAAAAATTCGGCTATTTGAACGGGTCGTTGGCGAATTAGACGATATTTTAACAAAGATGAACATGACGGATTTCGAAGAATATTTACACGATATTCTCCAATCCCGTAGTGAGCGAGAAATGAAAATTAAAATGGAAAATTTAACGGCGATGATTGATTTTGCGGATCAATTCGTAAGGAGTGACGAATATGCGGCAAGATGA
- a CDS encoding YqhG family protein — MRQDEIQQFLERYFRANECDIVETEDGYMTVQLTVAMDKELMNRPFYWHYIERTGGTPAPVKLTLITKQTEKTKTLHGEPLHFGSPRLHQIFQSAQRHGSYIRLYEKMDATSSVPLHPWLGINVKISYQCDRKKDTILSLGLHLITGMIVEQFHEKLQKLHLTPKIPDYCFTISPIIKPQSGMARLEQYMKKKIEQDDHTWAEKAMARWNEDLALLNHFYEEMEEKPECYHMEKQALEEQYKPKITISVINGGLFYLQPRS, encoded by the coding sequence ATGCGGCAAGATGAGATTCAACAGTTTCTCGAACGATATTTTCGCGCAAACGAATGCGACATTGTCGAAACTGAAGACGGATATATGACGGTGCAATTGACGGTTGCAATGGATAAAGAATTGATGAACCGCCCGTTTTATTGGCATTACATCGAGCGAACGGGCGGGACGCCAGCACCGGTAAAGCTGACGCTTATAACAAAACAAACAGAAAAAACAAAAACGCTCCACGGAGAACCACTTCATTTCGGCTCTCCGAGGCTTCATCAAATATTCCAATCAGCCCAGCGCCATGGAAGCTATATTCGCCTTTACGAAAAAATGGATGCAACATCATCCGTTCCACTTCATCCGTGGTTAGGGATTAATGTCAAAATCTCGTATCAATGCGACCGAAAAAAAGACACCATTTTGTCACTCGGATTGCATTTAATTACCGGAATGATCGTCGAACAGTTTCATGAAAAATTACAGAAACTGCATCTAACCCCAAAAATTCCGGACTATTGTTTTACCATTTCTCCCATCATTAAACCACAAAGCGGGATGGCACGACTTGAACAATACATGAAAAAAAAGATCGAGCAAGACGATCATACGTGGGCGGAAAAAGCGATGGCGCGCTGGAACGAAGACTTGGCGCTGCTTAATCATTTTTATGAGGAAATGGAAGAAAAGCCAGAATGTTATCATATGGAAAAACAAGCGTTAGAGGAACAATACAAGCCAAAAATTACGATTTCCGTCATTAATGGTGGGCTTTTTTACTTGCAGCCCCGTTCATAA
- a CDS encoding YqzE family protein: protein MKFMTQQFVRYMDQPKEERKRMREQRKQEKPPLLSHWFGMIPFALQMFFRRK from the coding sequence ATGAAATTTATGACGCAACAGTTTGTTCGCTATATGGATCAGCCAAAAGAGGAACGAAAGAGAATGCGCGAACAGCGGAAACAAGAAAAGCCGCCACTCCTTTCTCACTGGTTTGGCATGATTCCGTTTGCGTTGCAAATGTTTTTTCGCCGGAAATAA
- a CDS encoding shikimate kinase: MKRVYLTGFMGAGKTTVGRALAEQLCVPMIDTDSYIEEKIGKPIKQIFVEEGEAAFRRYEREFLRTLPPDKRIVTTGGGMVIQPENREWMKQTGMVIYLHCDFAEIMRRIADDDTRPLLSNQLEDLQRLWEQRLPYYSEAHIVIDTTGKRVEEVVQEIMEWIKKTENRQE, from the coding sequence ATGAAACGAGTGTATTTAACGGGGTTTATGGGAGCAGGAAAAACTACCGTTGGTCGGGCGCTAGCTGAACAGCTATGTGTACCGATGATTGATACGGATAGCTATATTGAAGAGAAAATCGGCAAGCCAATTAAACAAATTTTTGTCGAAGAAGGGGAGGCGGCGTTTCGGCGCTATGAACGGGAATTTTTACGGACGCTGCCGCCTGATAAACGTATTGTCACGACCGGTGGAGGGATGGTCATTCAGCCGGAAAATCGGGAATGGATGAAACAAACAGGAATGGTCATTTATTTGCATTGCGACTTTGCGGAAATTATGCGCAGGATTGCCGATGATGATACACGCCCGCTCCTTTCTAATCAACTAGAAGATTTGCAACGATTATGGGAACAACGGTTGCCGTACTATTCCGAAGCACATATCGTCATTGACACGACAGGAAAGCGTGTAGAAGAAGTTGTGCAAGAAATAATGGAATGGATTAAGAAAACGGAAAATCGGCAAGAATAG
- the comGG gene encoding competence type IV pilus minor pilin ComGG, whose product MKRNEKGVIFPMTVMFSLLFCLAVFHALELYETEMQLADYVRQSSDVDSLMQMAVVDVKAQIAASARGKQSGKGTFTYPNGTVQYDWKQGTQNDIKVTLIAISSEGIQYSAQFTISFPSLELIEWKETYS is encoded by the coding sequence ATGAAACGAAACGAAAAAGGTGTCATTTTTCCAATGACCGTCATGTTTTCTTTATTGTTTTGTTTAGCGGTGTTTCACGCCTTAGAACTGTACGAGACAGAAATGCAGCTAGCGGACTACGTGCGGCAATCGTCCGACGTTGATTCGCTCATGCAAATGGCTGTCGTCGATGTGAAAGCGCAAATTGCTGCGAGCGCTCGAGGCAAGCAATCAGGGAAAGGAACGTTCACCTATCCGAATGGCACGGTGCAATACGATTGGAAACAAGGGACGCAAAACGACATCAAAGTAACGCTTATCGCTATTTCCTCCGAAGGCATCCAGTATAGTGCTCAGTTTACCATTTCCTTCCCTTCGTTAGAGCTAATCGAATGGAAAGAAACATATTCATAG
- the comGF gene encoding competence type IV pilus minor pilin ComGF, whose amino-acid sequence MNSRGFTLLEMLVVLAVVLLVVSFLPLLLDVRWLHDKQNEFQPLEWQVFLQQIKSEIREAKELENVSTTLYAYKPTGEKVSFEMYGTLIRRRVNGQGNEIVLQNVSNVQYYLATTGVQITVTAINGKRYEAFVSTFFPVRVRR is encoded by the coding sequence ATGAACAGTCGAGGCTTTACGCTGCTTGAGATGCTTGTTGTGTTAGCGGTTGTGTTGCTTGTCGTTTCGTTCTTGCCGCTTTTATTAGATGTTCGTTGGCTGCACGACAAACAAAACGAATTTCAGCCGCTCGAATGGCAAGTGTTTCTTCAGCAAATAAAAAGCGAAATTCGCGAAGCAAAAGAGCTTGAGAACGTCTCCACGACGTTGTATGCGTATAAGCCAACAGGGGAAAAAGTGAGCTTTGAAATGTATGGTACGCTCATTCGGCGACGAGTGAACGGTCAAGGAAACGAAATCGTGTTGCAAAACGTTTCGAATGTGCAATATTACCTAGCGACAACAGGGGTGCAAATTACGGTGACGGCGATAAATGGAAAACGATACGAGGCGTTTGTTTCGACTTTTTTTCCAGTGCGGGTGAGACGATGA
- the comGD gene encoding competence type IV pilus minor pilin ComGD has product MARKNGFTLIEMLIVLMIVSTLTIIAIPRLDQLKKAKEEAHMLEQLTDDLLYAQAYALTHKQSVVVVFYNAQGRYRMTERYMLGTVLLDRTLPNPWKIELSTLQNPLTFLANGNVNKSGTVLLKNGKTTYRLVFLLGKGRFYVQKL; this is encoded by the coding sequence GTGGCTCGTAAAAATGGCTTTACGCTCATCGAAATGTTAATCGTGTTGATGATCGTCAGTACGCTGACGATCATCGCTATTCCACGACTTGATCAGCTAAAGAAAGCGAAAGAAGAAGCACATATGCTCGAGCAGTTGACCGATGATTTGTTATATGCCCAAGCATATGCATTGACACATAAACAATCGGTCGTTGTCGTTTTTTATAATGCGCAAGGTCGCTACCGAATGACGGAGCGATATATGTTAGGAACGGTTTTACTCGATCGGACGCTTCCGAATCCGTGGAAAATCGAGCTTTCGACATTGCAAAACCCGCTAACGTTTTTAGCCAATGGCAATGTCAATAAATCGGGAACGGTGTTATTAAAAAACGGAAAAACAACGTACAGACTCGTATTTTTGCTCGGGAAAGGGAGGTTTTATGTGCAAAAACTGTAG